The following coding sequences are from one Microbacterium wangchenii window:
- a CDS encoding Rne/Rng family ribonuclease has translation MADATENQPEHTDETLSAPDSSVASPATTEAEAVLDAVEAVEGDEGAPAALTLPEPDSSTPDVAEVPAPEAATAPDAVDATAPDAGDAAAADAGETTDPEAADAAAPDTAAQPDAADAAAPDTEAQADAAAPEAQPDQPAASEPQTAEPEQPSGPPTAVSLGLLPETFVSSVSTALHFYAPEIPVLPARPVEEEPAGPAGARRRNRRRGSSGADDAGEAELPPAPRQRAVEYVTEPQRIKGSTRLEAKKQRRRDGREAGRRRPVVTEAEFLARREAVDRVMVVRSKYGRVQIAVLEDNVLVEHYVARNQDASLIGNVYVGRVQNVLPSMEAAFVDIGRGRNAVLYSGEVDWDAVETGNQPRRIELALKSGDRVLVQVTKDPVGHKGARLTSQISLPGRYLVYVPGGAMNGISRKLPDTERARLKKILKEVLPESSGVIVRTAAEGATEDQLTRDVQRLTAQWEHISKQVESIQAPALLHSEPDLLVKIVRDVFNEDFTKMLIQGEDAQQTISSYLAGVAPDLLERVETYEGDGDPFDDLRITEQIEKALDRKVWLPSGGSLVIDRTEAMTVVDVNTGKFVGSGGNLEETVTKNNLEAAEEIVRQLRLRDIGGIIVVDFIDMVLESNRDLVLRRLVECLSRDRTKHQVAEVTSLGLVQMTRKKLGLGLLETFSEPCEVCAGRGVIVHHDPVVKHRSGSAAPSSGRRGRGNGNGNAGGNGGSGGTHVITEGVKSALAQIAASTIATPAADEDGPQGAPDPVEQVVEAPAPARKTRKKRSDASKSERTEKDLLLDSVLNALPEPKAPGQGRSRRRVTTAALSGTPVQASPSDQD, from the coding sequence ATGGCCGATGCAACAGAAAACCAGCCGGAACACACCGACGAGACCCTGAGCGCGCCGGATTCCTCCGTCGCCTCGCCCGCCACGACCGAGGCGGAAGCCGTGCTCGACGCGGTCGAGGCCGTGGAAGGCGACGAGGGCGCCCCCGCCGCGCTCACACTGCCCGAGCCGGACAGCTCGACGCCAGACGTGGCAGAGGTCCCCGCGCCGGAGGCCGCCACCGCGCCGGATGCGGTTGACGCCACGGCCCCGGATGCCGGGGACGCGGCTGCGGCGGACGCGGGGGAGACCACGGACCCGGAGGCGGCCGACGCCGCTGCCCCGGACACCGCGGCGCAGCCCGACGCAGCCGACGCTGCCGCCCCGGACACCGAAGCGCAGGCCGACGCGGCTGCGCCGGAGGCGCAGCCGGACCAGCCCGCCGCATCCGAGCCGCAGACGGCCGAGCCGGAGCAGCCCTCCGGACCGCCGACGGCGGTGTCGCTGGGCCTGCTGCCGGAGACCTTCGTGTCGTCGGTGAGCACCGCGCTGCACTTCTACGCTCCCGAGATCCCCGTCCTGCCGGCGCGCCCGGTCGAGGAGGAGCCGGCCGGGCCGGCCGGGGCGCGCCGCCGCAACCGCCGGCGCGGTTCCAGCGGCGCCGACGACGCGGGCGAGGCCGAACTGCCGCCGGCTCCCCGTCAGCGCGCCGTGGAGTACGTCACGGAGCCGCAGCGGATCAAGGGATCCACGCGTCTGGAGGCCAAGAAGCAGCGCCGTCGCGACGGCCGCGAGGCGGGGCGGCGTCGCCCCGTGGTGACCGAGGCGGAGTTCCTCGCCCGTCGTGAGGCCGTGGACCGCGTCATGGTCGTCCGCTCCAAGTACGGGCGCGTCCAGATCGCCGTGCTCGAGGACAACGTGCTCGTGGAGCACTACGTCGCCCGCAACCAGGACGCGTCCCTCATCGGCAACGTGTACGTCGGGCGCGTGCAGAACGTGCTGCCCAGCATGGAGGCGGCGTTCGTCGACATCGGGCGGGGCCGCAACGCGGTGCTGTACTCGGGCGAGGTCGACTGGGATGCCGTCGAGACCGGCAACCAGCCGCGCCGCATCGAACTCGCACTCAAGTCTGGTGACCGGGTGCTCGTGCAGGTCACCAAGGATCCCGTGGGCCACAAGGGCGCCCGCCTCACCAGCCAGATCTCCCTCCCCGGTCGCTACCTCGTGTACGTTCCCGGCGGCGCGATGAACGGCATCTCCCGCAAGCTCCCCGACACCGAGCGGGCACGGCTGAAGAAGATCCTCAAGGAGGTGCTCCCCGAATCCTCCGGCGTCATCGTGCGCACCGCGGCCGAAGGGGCCACCGAAGACCAGCTCACGCGCGACGTGCAGCGGCTCACCGCGCAGTGGGAGCACATCTCCAAGCAGGTCGAGTCGATCCAGGCGCCGGCGCTGCTGCACTCCGAGCCCGACCTGCTGGTGAAGATCGTGCGCGATGTCTTCAACGAGGACTTCACGAAGATGCTCATCCAGGGTGAGGACGCGCAGCAGACCATCTCGTCGTACCTCGCCGGCGTGGCCCCCGACCTGCTCGAGCGCGTCGAGACCTACGAGGGCGACGGCGACCCGTTCGACGACCTGCGGATCACCGAGCAGATCGAGAAGGCGCTGGACCGCAAGGTCTGGCTGCCCTCGGGTGGCTCGCTCGTGATCGACCGCACCGAGGCCATGACGGTCGTCGACGTCAACACGGGCAAGTTCGTCGGCTCAGGCGGCAACCTCGAGGAGACCGTCACCAAGAACAACCTCGAAGCGGCCGAGGAGATCGTCCGCCAGCTGCGCCTGCGCGACATCGGCGGCATCATCGTGGTCGACTTCATCGACATGGTGCTCGAATCCAACCGCGACCTCGTGCTCCGCCGTCTCGTGGAGTGCCTCAGCCGTGACCGCACCAAGCACCAGGTCGCCGAGGTCACCTCCCTCGGCCTCGTGCAGATGACGCGCAAGAAGCTGGGTCTGGGGCTGCTGGAGACCTTCAGCGAGCCGTGCGAGGTGTGCGCCGGTCGCGGCGTCATCGTGCATCACGACCCCGTCGTCAAGCATCGCTCGGGAAGCGCCGCGCCCTCCTCGGGGCGCAGGGGACGCGGCAACGGCAACGGCAACGCCGGCGGAAACGGCGGCTCCGGCGGGACGCACGTGATCACCGAGGGCGTGAAGTCGGCGCTCGCGCAGATCGCCGCCTCCACCATCGCGACCCCGGCGGCCGATGAAGACGGCCCGCAGGGCGCGCCTGATCCGGTCGAGCAGGTCGTCGAGGCGCCGGCTCCGGCGCGGAAGACCCGCAAGAAGCGTTCGGATGCGTCGAAGTCCGAGCGCACCGAGAAGGACCTGCTGCTGGATTCGGTGCTCAACGCCCTTCCCGAGCCCAAGGCGCCCGGCCAGGGGCGGTCGCGGCGGCGCGTGACCACGGCTGCCCTCAGCGGGACACCCGTGCAGGCCTCGCCCTCCGACCAGGACTGA
- a CDS encoding vitamin K epoxide reductase family protein, which produces MTTAPSPARPKALAVWLVIAGVIGWWAAYSLTMERLQLLADPGSTASCDFSVLIQCGKNLDSWQGSVFGFPNPILGLTGWMAPVVVGMALLAGARFARWFWWLFTLGTAGAFAFVVWLIAQSIFSLSTLCPWCMVTWAVTIPTFYAVLLHVLREGIIPASPAVRRAAGTLLSWLPLLVVLSFAVIAVIAQLRLDVIASL; this is translated from the coding sequence ATGACCACCGCGCCCTCACCTGCTCGACCGAAGGCTCTGGCGGTATGGCTGGTGATCGCCGGGGTCATCGGATGGTGGGCGGCGTACTCGCTCACCATGGAGCGTCTTCAGCTCCTCGCCGACCCCGGATCCACGGCCTCGTGCGACTTCAGCGTCCTGATCCAATGCGGCAAGAACCTCGACTCGTGGCAGGGCAGCGTCTTCGGCTTCCCCAATCCGATCCTCGGGCTCACCGGGTGGATGGCCCCCGTCGTCGTGGGCATGGCGCTGCTGGCCGGCGCGCGATTCGCACGCTGGTTCTGGTGGCTGTTCACCCTGGGAACGGCGGGCGCCTTCGCGTTCGTGGTGTGGCTCATCGCGCAGAGCATCTTCTCGCTGTCGACCCTGTGCCCCTGGTGCATGGTGACGTGGGCCGTGACGATCCCCACGTTCTACGCCGTGCTGCTGCATGTGCTGCGGGAGGGGATCATCCCCGCCTCCCCCGCGGTGCGACGCGCCGCCGGCACCCTTCTGAGCTGGCTGCCGCTGCTGGTCGTGCTGTCGTTCGCCGTCATCGCGGTGATCGCGCAGCTGCGCCTGGATGTGATCGCCTCGCTATGA
- the ndk gene encoding nucleoside-diphosphate kinase, producing MATEETLVLVKPDGVARGLTGAILARIEAKGYALVDIRLVEPDRARLERHYAEHEGKPFYEPLLEFMMSGPAVAIRLAGNRVIEGFRSLAGTTDPTTAAPGTIRGDFGRDWGVAVQQNLVHGSDSPESAARELEIWFG from the coding sequence ATGGCAACCGAAGAGACCCTCGTCCTGGTGAAGCCGGACGGCGTGGCCCGCGGGCTGACCGGGGCGATCCTCGCCCGCATCGAGGCCAAGGGCTACGCGCTCGTGGACATCCGGCTCGTCGAGCCCGACCGTGCGCGCCTGGAGCGCCATTACGCCGAGCACGAGGGAAAGCCGTTCTACGAGCCGCTCCTGGAGTTCATGATGTCGGGCCCGGCCGTGGCGATCCGCCTCGCCGGCAACCGGGTCATCGAGGGATTCCGGTCGCTGGCCGGCACCACCGATCCCACCACCGCGGCACCCGGCACGATCCGCGGCGATTTCGGGCGCGACTGGGGCGTGGCCGTGCAGCAGAACCTCGTCCATGGCAGCGACAGCCCCGAGTCCGCGGCCCGCGAGCTCGAGATCTGGTTCGGCTGA
- a CDS encoding DUF4233 domain-containing protein, which produces MSPRVRRPRGAAESLGAVVLGFESIVVFLGGLVVFGLKEVPPGIEPWWAVVAGSVLALLMVITAGLLRHRWAIVVGWVLQIILALGGLLLPALVVVALIFGGMWAYATIKGAALDRRNAAVHGPSNGE; this is translated from the coding sequence ATGAGTCCGCGCGTCCGGCGGCCACGGGGCGCGGCGGAGTCGCTGGGTGCCGTCGTCCTCGGTTTCGAGTCGATCGTGGTCTTCCTCGGCGGCCTCGTCGTGTTCGGCCTGAAGGAGGTGCCGCCCGGGATCGAGCCGTGGTGGGCAGTCGTGGCCGGCAGCGTCCTGGCGCTGCTCATGGTCATCACCGCGGGGCTCCTGCGGCACCGCTGGGCCATCGTCGTGGGGTGGGTGCTGCAGATCATCCTGGCCCTCGGCGGCCTGCTGCTGCCGGCCCTGGTGGTCGTGGCGCTCATTTTCGGCGGCATGTGGGCGTATGCGACGATCAAGGGGGCGGCCCTGGATCGACGCAACGCCGCCGTGCACGGACCCTCGAACGGAGAATGA
- a CDS encoding bifunctional folylpolyglutamate synthase/dihydrofolate synthase — MNDRARADAVYTALLQRQGEQWVQPRVERTRRVLELLDDPQRTYRVIHITGTNGKTSTSRIIESLVRALGLRTGMFTSPHLERFTERILIDGEPVSDAAVADAWDEIAPFVDLVDAELAGAGDAPLTFFELLTVLAFVVAADAPVDVLVLEVGMGGAWDSTNTADGDVAVITPVDLDHTDRLGSTLAEIARVKSGIIKDGAAVVSARQDAAVARVLREAAAARGATIAFEGEDFALAEQRLAVGGQQISVRGLAGTYAEEYLPLYGAHQGANAALAIAAVESLIGGASQPLTAEVVGDGLGQVTSPGRLQLVGAHPTVLVDAAHNPHGARALVTALRESFDVDEWGVVLGVLGDKDAAGIVETLAPVTAHLFATAPDSERASDPDALADLAEASGLPVTVHHGVEDAADAAREWAAASDRRAVVIAGSVVLAGEALRVADVEGWKDGWQR; from the coding sequence ATGAACGACCGCGCGCGAGCCGACGCGGTGTACACCGCGCTGTTGCAGCGACAGGGCGAGCAGTGGGTGCAGCCGCGCGTGGAGCGCACGCGGCGGGTGCTCGAGCTGCTCGACGATCCGCAGCGCACCTACCGCGTGATCCACATCACCGGCACCAACGGAAAGACGTCCACGAGCCGCATCATCGAGAGCCTCGTGCGCGCGCTGGGCCTTCGCACCGGCATGTTCACGAGCCCGCACCTGGAGCGCTTCACCGAGCGGATCCTGATCGACGGCGAGCCGGTCTCCGACGCCGCCGTGGCCGACGCGTGGGACGAGATCGCCCCCTTCGTCGACCTCGTCGACGCGGAGCTGGCCGGCGCCGGCGACGCTCCGCTGACGTTCTTCGAGCTGCTCACGGTGCTCGCCTTCGTCGTGGCCGCCGACGCCCCCGTCGATGTCCTCGTGCTGGAGGTGGGGATGGGCGGGGCGTGGGACTCCACGAACACCGCCGACGGCGACGTCGCCGTGATCACCCCCGTCGATCTGGATCACACCGATCGGCTGGGCTCGACGCTCGCCGAGATCGCGCGCGTGAAGTCCGGCATCATCAAGGACGGCGCGGCCGTGGTCTCGGCCCGTCAGGATGCGGCCGTCGCCCGCGTGCTGCGCGAGGCCGCAGCCGCCCGTGGGGCGACGATCGCCTTCGAGGGCGAGGACTTCGCCCTCGCGGAGCAGCGTCTGGCCGTGGGGGGACAGCAGATCTCGGTGCGCGGCCTCGCCGGCACCTATGCGGAGGAGTATCTGCCGCTGTACGGGGCGCACCAGGGCGCGAACGCCGCGCTGGCGATCGCCGCCGTGGAATCCCTCATCGGCGGCGCATCGCAGCCGCTGACGGCAGAGGTCGTCGGCGACGGTCTGGGTCAGGTGACCTCGCCCGGGCGTCTGCAGCTGGTCGGTGCCCATCCCACGGTGCTCGTGGACGCGGCCCACAACCCCCACGGTGCCCGGGCTCTCGTCACCGCCCTGCGCGAGTCGTTCGACGTGGACGAGTGGGGCGTCGTGCTCGGCGTGCTGGGCGACAAGGACGCGGCGGGGATCGTCGAGACCCTGGCTCCCGTCACCGCGCACCTGTTCGCCACCGCCCCCGACTCCGAGCGGGCGAGCGACCCCGACGCGCTGGCCGACCTGGCCGAGGCGTCCGGGCTGCCCGTGACGGTGCATCACGGGGTGGAGGACGCCGCGGATGCGGCGCGCGAGTGGGCCGCGGCATCCGATCGCCGCGCGGTCGTGATCGCCGGCTCGGTGGTGCTGGCCGGCGAGGCGCTGCGCGTCGCCGATGTCGAAGGCTGGAAGGACGGGTGGCAGCGATGA
- the ileS gene encoding isoleucine--tRNA ligase — MTYPKSAFGPAADASTSPAAVVPSPRFPAIEADTLAFWRDDDTFRASIAQRDGAEEWVFYDGPPFANGLPHYGHLLTGYAKDVFPRFQTMRGRKVDRVFGWDTHGLPAELEAMKQLGITEKDEIERMGVATFNAKARSSVLEYTHEWQDYVTRQARWVDFDRGYKTLDTTYMESVLWAFQTLYDKGLAYEGYRVLPYCWRDETPLSSHELRMDDDVYKTRQDPSVTVTFPLVGAKAEVLGLTGVRALAWTTTPWTLPTNLALAVGPGIRYVVVPGGPAGAADVHRTPGGEADDAIETSAHRYLLAEDLLPGYAKDLGYASAEEAAAAVEQTVLGAELVGVAYDRLFDYYADADQWGTQDAWHILADDYVTTTDGTGIVHQAPAYGEDDKRLADAAGLPTILSLDDGGRFLPEVADVAGMLWMDANTPLIRLLRQSGRLVREASYEHAYPHCWRCRNPLIYKAVSSWFVRVTDIKDRLIENNAQITWVPENVKEGQFGKWLEGARDWSISRNRYWGSPIPVWKSDDPAYPRVDVYGSLEQMEADFGRLPRNQQGEVDLHRPFIDELTRPNPDDPTGQSTMRRIEDVLDVWFDSGSMPFAQVHYPFENAQWFDEHAPADFIVEYIGQTRGWFYVMHVLSTALFDRPAFQAVSAHGIVLGSDGQKMSKSLRNYPDVREVFDRDGSDAMRWFLMGSSVLRGGNLVVTEEGIRAGVREFLLPLWNAWYFFATYANVAGPSTGSGTGGYEAVWRTDSTDVLDRYILALTGELVRDVAADLDALDSTTACERLRDFGEVLTNWYIRRSRDRFWLGVSEDDPSSTEAFDTLYTVLETLTRVAAPLLPLVTERVWQGLTGGRSVHLADWPDAAAFAGAEDIRAAMDAVREVSRVANALRKKEGKRVRLPLPRLTVVMDNAHALRQFEGILRDELNVKRVDLVELEPETAAEYGISHRLTVNARAAGPRLGKLVQQAIKAARSGDWHEVDGVVTAGGIALEPGEYELLVETAGRPEGEALAVLPTGGFVVLDTTTNEALEAEGLARDVVRAVQDTRKAAGFDVSDRIRLVLAFDDDADAAAVTTAFDVADIAGETLAREACVVTGGATVLARGTLRSTPDADAEHTGEFPAGAFANAGAFRVGVTRLGTEEDA; from the coding sequence ATGACCTACCCGAAGTCCGCGTTCGGACCCGCTGCCGATGCATCCACGAGCCCGGCGGCCGTCGTGCCCAGCCCACGGTTCCCGGCCATCGAGGCCGACACGCTCGCGTTCTGGCGCGACGACGACACCTTCCGCGCGTCGATCGCGCAGCGCGACGGCGCCGAGGAGTGGGTGTTCTACGACGGCCCGCCCTTCGCCAACGGACTGCCGCACTACGGCCACCTGCTCACCGGCTACGCCAAGGACGTCTTCCCGCGGTTCCAGACCATGCGCGGCCGCAAGGTCGACCGCGTGTTCGGCTGGGACACGCATGGCCTGCCCGCCGAGCTGGAGGCGATGAAGCAGCTCGGGATCACCGAGAAGGACGAGATCGAGCGGATGGGCGTGGCGACCTTCAACGCCAAGGCGCGCTCGTCGGTGCTGGAGTACACGCACGAGTGGCAGGACTACGTGACCCGCCAGGCGCGCTGGGTCGACTTCGACCGCGGCTACAAGACGCTGGACACGACGTACATGGAGTCGGTCCTGTGGGCCTTCCAGACCCTGTACGACAAGGGGCTCGCGTACGAGGGCTACCGCGTGCTGCCGTACTGCTGGCGCGACGAGACCCCCCTCTCCAGCCACGAACTGCGCATGGACGACGACGTCTACAAGACCCGGCAGGACCCGTCGGTCACCGTCACCTTCCCGCTCGTGGGGGCCAAGGCGGAAGTCCTCGGACTCACCGGCGTCCGCGCACTGGCGTGGACCACGACGCCGTGGACGCTCCCGACCAACCTCGCCCTCGCGGTGGGCCCCGGCATCCGCTACGTCGTGGTCCCGGGGGGTCCGGCCGGCGCCGCCGACGTGCACCGCACCCCCGGCGGAGAGGCCGACGACGCCATCGAGACCTCCGCGCACCGTTACCTGCTGGCCGAGGACCTGCTTCCCGGCTACGCGAAAGACCTCGGCTACGCCTCGGCGGAGGAGGCCGCGGCAGCCGTGGAGCAGACGGTCCTCGGTGCAGAACTCGTCGGCGTGGCCTACGACCGGCTCTTCGACTACTACGCCGACGCCGACCAGTGGGGCACGCAGGACGCGTGGCACATCCTCGCCGACGACTACGTCACCACCACTGACGGAACCGGCATCGTCCACCAGGCGCCCGCCTACGGTGAGGACGACAAGCGGCTCGCGGATGCCGCCGGTCTGCCGACGATCCTCTCCCTCGACGACGGCGGGCGGTTCCTGCCGGAGGTCGCGGACGTCGCCGGGATGCTGTGGATGGACGCCAACACGCCGCTCATCCGGCTGCTGCGCCAGAGCGGACGGCTCGTGCGCGAGGCGAGCTACGAGCACGCCTACCCGCACTGCTGGCGGTGCCGCAACCCGCTCATCTACAAGGCGGTGTCGAGCTGGTTCGTCCGGGTCACCGACATCAAGGACCGCCTGATCGAGAACAACGCGCAGATCACGTGGGTTCCCGAGAACGTCAAGGAGGGGCAGTTCGGGAAGTGGCTCGAAGGCGCCCGCGACTGGTCGATCAGCCGCAACCGGTACTGGGGCTCACCCATCCCGGTGTGGAAGAGCGATGACCCGGCCTACCCCCGCGTCGACGTGTACGGCTCGCTGGAGCAGATGGAAGCCGACTTCGGCCGCCTTCCCCGCAACCAGCAGGGCGAGGTCGACCTGCACCGCCCGTTCATCGACGAGCTCACGCGGCCGAACCCCGACGACCCCACCGGGCAGAGCACCATGCGGCGCATCGAGGACGTGCTCGATGTCTGGTTCGACTCGGGCTCGATGCCGTTCGCCCAGGTGCACTACCCGTTCGAGAACGCGCAGTGGTTCGACGAGCACGCACCGGCGGACTTCATCGTCGAGTACATCGGCCAGACGCGCGGCTGGTTCTACGTGATGCACGTGCTGTCCACCGCCCTGTTCGACCGGCCGGCGTTTCAGGCCGTCTCGGCGCACGGGATCGTGCTCGGAAGCGACGGGCAGAAGATGTCGAAGTCGCTGCGCAACTACCCCGACGTGCGGGAGGTGTTCGACCGCGACGGATCCGACGCGATGCGCTGGTTCCTGATGGGCAGCTCCGTGCTGCGCGGGGGCAACCTCGTCGTGACCGAGGAGGGCATCCGCGCCGGCGTGCGGGAGTTCCTCCTGCCGCTGTGGAACGCGTGGTACTTCTTCGCCACCTACGCCAACGTCGCCGGCCCTTCGACCGGCTCAGGGACCGGGGGGTACGAGGCGGTGTGGCGCACCGACTCCACCGACGTGCTCGACCGCTACATCCTCGCCCTCACCGGGGAGCTCGTCCGCGACGTCGCCGCCGACCTCGACGCACTGGACTCGACGACCGCGTGCGAGCGGCTGCGCGACTTCGGCGAGGTGCTGACCAACTGGTACATCCGGCGCTCGCGCGACCGGTTCTGGCTCGGAGTCAGCGAGGACGACCCGTCCTCGACCGAGGCGTTCGACACGCTCTACACGGTGCTCGAGACCCTCACGCGCGTCGCCGCCCCGCTGCTTCCCCTCGTGACCGAGCGGGTGTGGCAGGGCCTCACCGGCGGCCGCAGCGTCCACCTGGCCGACTGGCCGGATGCGGCCGCCTTCGCCGGCGCGGAAGACATCCGCGCGGCGATGGACGCGGTGCGCGAGGTCTCGCGGGTAGCCAACGCACTGCGCAAGAAGGAGGGCAAGCGGGTGCGTCTGCCGCTGCCGCGCCTGACGGTGGTGATGGACAACGCCCACGCCCTGCGGCAGTTCGAGGGCATCCTCCGCGACGAGCTCAACGTCAAGCGCGTGGATCTGGTGGAGCTGGAGCCGGAGACGGCCGCGGAATACGGCATCTCGCACCGCTTGACGGTGAACGCGCGTGCCGCAGGTCCGCGCCTGGGCAAGCTCGTGCAGCAGGCGATCAAGGCCGCGCGCTCGGGCGACTGGCACGAGGTCGACGGTGTCGTGACGGCCGGAGGGATCGCGCTGGAGCCCGGCGAGTACGAACTCCTCGTCGAGACGGCGGGACGCCCCGAGGGCGAGGCACTGGCCGTGCTGCCCACCGGCGGCTTCGTCGTCCTGGACACCACGACCAACGAGGCGCTGGAGGCCGAGGGCCTGGCGCGGGACGTCGTCCGCGCGGTGCAGGACACGCGGAAGGCCGCGGGCTTCGACGTGAGCGACCGCATCCGTCTCGTGCTCGCCTTCGACGACGACGCCGACGCGGCCGCGGTGACGACGGCCTTCGACGTCGCCGACATCGCGGGGGAGACCCTCGCCCGCGAAGCCTGCGTCGTCACCGGCGGTGCCACGGTGCTCGCCCGCGGAACGCTGCGCTCGACGCCGGACGCCGACGCCGAGCACACCGGCGAGTTCCCCGCGGGTGCCTTCGCCAACGCCGGCGCGTTCCGCGTCGGGGTGACCCGCCTGGGAACGGAGGAGGACGCATGA
- a CDS encoding dipeptide ABC transporter ATP-binding protein, producing MTGLRVRGLRVAFGASAVVDGVDLDVAPGECLAIVGESGAGKTLAARALLGLTPASAVVTADELEVDGVDARALGEPGWRRLRGARVALVSQDALVSLDPLRRIGAEVAEPLRLHEPRMRRAARRARVHDLLADVALPDPPRRARQYPHELSGGQRQRALIASALAARPAILIADEPTTALDATVQARVLDLLRNIADGGVAVVLISHDLAAVRRIADRIAVMRDGRFVETGTAAEVLGAPRHAYTRALVDAARHEPRAVSAPEGPAVLTVRRVTKSFDRPAVRDVSLDVAAGRTLAVVGESGSGKTTLARMIVGATRPDAGEVRIDGMTWGSGHDAALRRRVQFVHQNPLGAFDPRWSVGRSLREALAAGGMPRAERDAAVVALLAEVDLDPALARRRPAQLSGGQRQRAAIARALAPAPGILVLDEPVSALDPTVRERVLALLHRLQRERGLTMLFVSHDLGVVASVADEVVVMQEGAVVEAGPTAAVFAAPQHPFTQELLAAR from the coding sequence ATGACCGGGCTGCGGGTGCGGGGCCTGCGCGTCGCGTTCGGAGCATCCGCCGTCGTGGACGGGGTGGACCTCGACGTCGCGCCGGGGGAGTGCCTCGCGATCGTCGGGGAGTCCGGCGCGGGCAAGACGCTCGCGGCCCGCGCCCTGCTGGGGCTGACCCCCGCCAGCGCCGTCGTCACCGCCGACGAGCTCGAGGTCGACGGCGTCGACGCCCGGGCGCTGGGGGAGCCGGGCTGGCGCCGGCTGCGAGGAGCGCGCGTCGCTCTGGTGTCGCAGGACGCCCTGGTGTCGCTGGATCCGCTGCGGCGCATCGGCGCGGAGGTGGCCGAGCCGCTGCGGCTGCATGAGCCGCGGATGCGGCGCGCCGCGCGCCGCGCGCGTGTGCACGATCTCCTCGCCGACGTGGCTCTCCCGGACCCGCCGCGCCGTGCCCGCCAGTACCCGCACGAGCTGTCGGGCGGTCAGCGTCAACGCGCGCTGATCGCCTCCGCGCTGGCCGCCCGTCCGGCCATCCTCATCGCCGACGAGCCGACGACGGCGCTGGATGCCACCGTCCAGGCGCGCGTGCTCGATCTCCTCCGGAACATCGCCGACGGCGGCGTCGCGGTCGTCCTCATCAGTCACGACCTCGCCGCGGTGCGGCGCATCGCCGACCGCATCGCCGTCATGCGCGACGGCCGGTTCGTGGAGACCGGGACCGCGGCCGAGGTCCTGGGTGCGCCACGCCATGCGTACACGCGGGCGCTCGTGGATGCGGCGCGCCACGAGCCGCGTGCCGTGTCGGCCCCGGAGGGTCCGGCGGTGCTCACCGTGCGGCGCGTGACGAAGTCGTTCGACCGGCCCGCCGTGCGCGACGTCTCCCTGGACGTGGCGGCCGGGCGCACCCTGGCCGTGGTCGGCGAGTCGGGGTCGGGCAAGACGACGCTGGCCCGCATGATCGTCGGTGCCACGCGGCCGGACGCCGGCGAGGTGCGCATCGACGGCATGACGTGGGGCAGCGGACATGACGCGGCCCTGCGGCGCCGCGTGCAGTTCGTGCACCAGAACCCGCTGGGCGCCTTCGATCCGCGCTGGAGCGTCGGCCGGTCGCTGCGGGAGGCCCTGGCAGCGGGCGGCATGCCGCGTGCGGAACGTGACGCCGCGGTGGTGGCCTTGCTCGCGGAGGTCGACCTGGACCCCGCCCTCGCCCGCCGTCGCCCCGCGCAGCTGTCCGGCGGACAGCGCCAGCGCGCCGCCATCGCCCGGGCACTCGCGCCGGCCCCGGGCATCCTGGTGCTGGACGAGCCGGTGTCGGCTCTGGACCCCACCGTGCGCGAACGCGTGCTGGCCCTCCTCCACCGGCTCCAGCGGGAGCGGGGGCTGACCATGCTGTTCGTCTCGCACGACCTCGGCGTCGTGGCCTCCGTGGCCGACGAGGTCGTCGTCATGCAGGAGGGCGCCGTGGTGGAAGCGGGGCCGACGGCGGCGGTGTTCGCCGCGCCGCAGCATCCGTTCACCCAGGAGCTGCTCGCCGCGCGGTAG